One region of Streptomyces sp. NBC_00442 genomic DNA includes:
- a CDS encoding cold-shock protein: protein MATGTVKWFNAEKGFGFIEQEGGGPDVFAHYSNIATQGFRELQEGQKVNFDVTQGQKGPQAENITPA, encoded by the coding sequence ATGGCTACTGGCACCGTGAAGTGGTTCAACGCGGAAAAGGGCTTCGGCTTCATTGAGCAGGAGGGTGGCGGCCCGGACGTGTTCGCCCACTACTCGAACATCGCCACCCAGGGCTTCCGTGAGCTTCAGGAAGGCCAGAAGGTGAACTTCGACGTCACGCAGGGCCAGAAGGGCCCGCAGGCCGAGAACATCACGCCTGCCTGA